In one window of Aphidius gifuensis isolate YNYX2018 linkage group LG4, ASM1490517v1, whole genome shotgun sequence DNA:
- the LOC122855037 gene encoding uncharacterized protein LOC122855037 — MLVSPRGRTSSTSKTSVEKCETSIILLVKDFAEIDDAYKERAAELKKLNKPLSAMLIIVGENWKNINGVHICINHVRWQIKNLIAAFDTLFKTFYVLETLFPKESSVL; from the exons ATGTTAGTTTCTCCACGAGGAAGAACATCGTCAACATCAAAAACATCAGTTGAAAAATGTGAAACTAGTATAATACTTCTAGTcaag gaTTTTGCAGAAATTGATGATGCATATAAAGAACGAGCAGCTGAgctcaaaaaattaaacaaaccaTTGTCAGCAATGTTAATTATCGTGGGAGAAAATTGGAAAAACATAAATGGAGTTCACATTTGTATCAACCATGTTCGCTGGCaaataaagaatttaattGCTGCTTTTGACACCTtgtttaaaacattttatgtTTTGGAAACATTATTCCCAAAAGAAAGCTCAGTCTTGTAG